A genomic region of Trifolium pratense cultivar HEN17-A07 linkage group LG3, ARS_RC_1.1, whole genome shotgun sequence contains the following coding sequences:
- the LOC123915592 gene encoding probable serine/threonine-protein kinase PBL17, whose translation MGICFSIEENQNHLSPADSITKPKSGNDSGAAARTTTTLGTGSMNIKELREGAGYSNVTIFTYDELRLATKQFRPDFILGEGGFGVVYKGVIDDSVRAGYKSTEVAIKELNREGFQGDREWLAEVNYLGQFSNPNLVKLFGYCCEDEHRLLVYEYMASGSLEKHLFRRTGSTLTWSKRMKIALHAARGLAFLHGAERPIIYRDFKTSNILLDADFNAKLSDFGLAKDGPMGDQTHVSTRVMGTYGYAAPEYVMTGHLTARSDVYGFGVVLLELLIGRRALDKSRPSREHNLVEWARPLLNNNKKLLKILDPKVEGQYSSKTATKVALLAYQCLSQNPKGRPLMSQVVEILENFQSNEEGQNLQSGGSSITLYEVPKGSNDTPAKG comes from the exons ATGGGGATTTGCTTCAGCattgaagaaaatcaaaatcaccTTTCCCCCGCCGATTCAATCACAAAACCTAAATCAG GAAATGATTCCGGTGCTGCTGCACGAACGACTACTACATTAGGTACCGGTTCCATGAATATCAAAGAACTTCGTGAAGGTGCTGGATACAGCAACGTTACAATTTTCACATACGATGAATTGAGGCTTGCTACTAAGCAATTTCGTCCTGATTTCATTCTAGGAGAAGGTGGATTTGGAGTTGTGTATAAAGGTGTCATTGATGATAGTGTAAGAGCCGGTTATAAATCCACTGAAGTTGCTATTAAGGAACTTAATCGCGAAGGATTTCAAGGCGATAGGGAATGGCTC GCTGAAGTTAACTATCTGGGTCAATTCAGTAACCCAAATCTTGTAAAGCTCTTTGGATATTGCTGCGAGGATGAACACCGGTTGTTGGTCTATGAATACATGGCTAGTGGGAGCTTGGAGAAACATCTTTTTCGCA GAACGGGCTCAACATTGACTTGGTCGAAAAGAATGAAGATTGCTTTGCATGCTGCAAGAGGGCTTGCTTTTCTTCATGGGGCAGAAAGGCCCATCATATATCGTGACTTCAAGACATCAAATATCTTGCTAGATGCG GATTTCAATGCAAAACTTTCAGACTTTGGCCTTGCAAAGGATGGGCCGATGGGGGACCAAACACATGTTTCAACTAGAGTAATGGGCACATATGGATATGCTGCTCCGGAGTATGTCATGACTG GGCATTTAACTGCTCGAAGTGATGTGTATGGTTTTGGGGTGGTGCTACTTGAATTACTTATTGGTAGGAGAGCACTAGACAAGAGTAGGCCCAGTCGAGAGCACAACTTGGTTGAGTGGGCACGGCCGCTgttgaataataataaaaaacttcTGAAAATTTTAGACCCAAAAGTAGAAGGGCAATATTCAAGTAAAACTGCAACAAAGGTAGCCCTTTTAGCATACCAATGTCTTAGCCAAAACCCGAAAGGCAGACCTCTCATGAGTCAGGTTGTTGAAATCCTTGAAAACTTTCAGTCAAATGAGGAAGGTCAAAACCTTCAAAGTGGTGGTAGCAGTATAACCCTTTACGAGGTTCCAAAGGGCAGCAATGATACTCCGGCTAAGGGCTAA